A single window of Oreochromis aureus strain Israel breed Guangdong linkage group 5, ZZ_aureus, whole genome shotgun sequence DNA harbors:
- the b9d2 gene encoding B9 domain-containing protein 2 yields the protein MAELHIIGQIIGASGFPEKTLFCKWGIHTGEAWRLLSGLKEGQTQVDSPQIGDIAYWSHPIDLHYATKGLQGWPKIHLEVWHQDSFGRCQLYGYGFCHVPSSPGHHRISCATWRPVGSWQERLAQMFVGGGPQLLSPDLIYSGADRYRLHTEAMGTVELELGIITRHFDKYGVEC from the coding sequence ATGGCAGAGCTGCACATTATAGGGCAGATCATTGGTGCAAGTGGTTTCCCGGAAAAGACTTTGTTTTGCAAATGGGGAATTCATACGGGAGAAGCATGGCGGCTTTTATCCGGGCTGAAGGAGGGTCAGACCCAGGTGGATAGCCCCCAAATCGGAGACATAGCGTACTGGAGCCACCCGATCGATCTGCACTACGCGACCAAAGGGCTGCAAGGCTGGCCGAAGATTCACCTAGAGGTGTGGCATCAGGATTCTTTCGGACGGTGCCAACTCTATGGTTATGGTTTCTGCCACGTCCCTTCTAGTCCGGGACATCACCGAATAAGCTGTGCGACCTGGAGGCCTGTGGGCTCCTGGCAAGAACGGCTGGCGCAAATGTTCGTCGGCGGAGGTCCCCAGCTCCTCAGCCCTGACCTGATCTACAGCGGGGCGGACAGATACAGACTGCACACCGAAGCCATGGGGACTGTGGAGCTGGAGCTGGGCATCATCACGAGACACTTTGACAAATATGGTGTCGAGTGTTGA